A part of Sulfurimonas sp. HSL-1716 genomic DNA contains:
- a CDS encoding helix-turn-helix domain-containing protein has translation MTNNMLNCPFELAIEVIGGKWKGLILWHLHDKKVLRNGEMLRLMPKITQKMLTQQLREMEKNGLVERVIYEQIPPKVEYSLTEHGKALRPILAMMSAWGVEYARDKKIVIACDSH, from the coding sequence ATGACAAACAATATGCTAAATTGTCCGTTTGAACTGGCCATTGAGGTCATAGGAGGTAAATGGAAAGGGCTTATTTTGTGGCATTTGCACGATAAGAAAGTATTGCGTAACGGTGAAATGCTGCGCCTTATGCCGAAAATAACCCAAAAAATGCTGACGCAGCAGCTCCGTGAGATGGAAAAAAACGGCCTGGTAGAGAGGGTCATTTACGAACAGATACCGCCAAAAGTCGAATATAGTCTGACAGAACACGGCAAAGCTCTTCGTCCTATTTTAGCGATGATGAGTGCTTGGGGCGTGGAGTATGCACGGGATAAAAAGATTGTAATTGCCTGTGACAGCCATTGA
- a CDS encoding class I SAM-dependent methyltransferase → MTLENVVPWGRNLEEYREMFRLSDKDLQSNILGCGDGPSSFNAEVTKLRCNVISIDPIYQFTKDEIGQRIDETSSVVIKQLQEHEDDYVWKKIKSVDALVSIRLNAMRDFLEDYEDGKKENRYIHQELPRLSFDDESFDLVLSSHFLFLYSEHLDLQFHIDAILEMCRVARQEVRIFPIYDLYNQKSQHIEAVMERLLKQGFQAKIVKTDYEFQKGANEMLKIKKRLCDISKPSKL, encoded by the coding sequence GTGACGTTAGAAAATGTAGTCCCCTGGGGAAGAAATCTTGAAGAGTACAGGGAAATGTTTCGACTTTCGGACAAAGATCTGCAATCTAATATACTAGGATGCGGCGATGGTCCATCCAGCTTCAATGCAGAAGTTACGAAACTCCGATGCAATGTGATTTCAATAGATCCGATATATCAATTTACAAAAGATGAGATAGGGCAGAGGATTGATGAAACATCATCAGTCGTTATAAAACAGCTTCAAGAACATGAAGATGATTATGTCTGGAAAAAGATAAAGTCTGTCGATGCACTTGTGAGTATCAGGTTAAATGCCATGCGTGATTTTCTAGAGGATTATGAAGACGGTAAAAAAGAAAACAGATATATCCATCAAGAGCTGCCTCGGCTCTCTTTTGATGATGAGAGTTTTGATTTGGTTCTAAGTTCACATTTTTTGTTTTTATATAGCGAGCATCTTGATCTGCAGTTTCATATTGATGCCATACTTGAAATGTGTAGAGTCGCAAGACAAGAGGTGAGAATATTTCCTATTTACGACCTTTACAATCAAAAGTCGCAACATATAGAAGCAGTGATGGAAAGATTATTAAAGCAAGGCTTTCAAGCAAAGATCGTTAAGACGGATTACGAGTTTCAAAAAGGGGCCAATGAGATGCTGAAGATCAAAAAAAGGCTTTGCGATATATCAAAGCCATCTAAGTTGTAA
- a CDS encoding pyridoxamine 5'-phosphate oxidase family protein: protein MGKRYEGLSQEYKEFIKKQHMFFIASASNAGEVNLSPRGYDVFRVTGDNEAVFLDYVGSGNRTARDIEADGEVTVMFCSFEGKPRILRLFCKGELIDKSDEKMRMLYDEKDLEGMRRFVKLHIYCVEHSCGMSVPYMEYQGEREQNREFCVQQEREGKLRAYEVKNATPPDLSAFRATNL from the coding sequence ATGGGAAAACGATATGAAGGGTTGAGCCAGGAATACAAAGAGTTCATCAAAAAGCAGCATATGTTCTTTATAGCAAGTGCAAGTAACGCAGGTGAAGTCAATCTCAGTCCAAGAGGATATGACGTATTTCGCGTCACTGGCGATAACGAAGCCGTGTTTTTAGACTATGTTGGAAGCGGCAACAGAACGGCAAGAGATATCGAAGCCGACGGCGAAGTTACGGTGATGTTTTGCTCGTTTGAAGGAAAACCCCGTATCTTAAGGCTTTTTTGTAAAGGAGAGCTCATCGATAAGTCTGATGAAAAGATGCGTATGCTTTATGATGAAAAAGATCTGGAGGGGATGCGCCGTTTTGTCAAACTGCATATCTATTGTGTCGAACACAGCTGCGGAATGAGCGTGCCTTATATGGAGTATCAAGGCGAACGCGAACAGAACAGGGAGTTTTGCGTACAACAGGAACGCGAAGGCAAACTCCGTGCGTATGAAGTGAAAAATGCCACGCCTCCCGATCTGAGCGCATTTAGAGCAACAAATCTTTAA
- a CDS encoding EAL domain-containing protein, giving the protein MKYFIYLFLSLLLGLDLYASTLDKKQVINIGVLSFRPISENQKIWLPLREELHKYAPQFDFNITSYPQNQLVKKIAQGKFDFAVVHPGAYVELETEYGVSNIASLVRQTKDGKYHLKNYGGVIAVLSSNKDIHSLKDVIGKTIATTHKEGFAVMLVQRELFHNAGVDITKECNILYTGQPMDKVVESLREHKADVGFFRTGYIEELIARGKIKPGELRIIHKIVNDNYPYAHSTPLYPEWAVLATSKPKAKTVKAVTAALYQIHSGTSLAYHEFSMPLSYKSTRELMQKYHVFPFEQTRMSIKEVIQTYFYEIIGLLLFLAFGGVVMAVIYRYQMLHIEKQSEQIKLILSNASDGIHVHDPDGNLLMFSDSFANMLGYTREELSKLSLYDWDHYFDHNEIKTMIKKVMDAPRIFETKHTRKDGTIFDVEIFSKGIVIDDQNYIYASARDISERKNNEIRLLQHKIIFDNIAEGVYAVDRFNMCTFINDVALDLLGLKEEDILGKNPHNVFHSKYSDGNVYENEKCPVQTAVISGIPKNIEEEFVRKDGSLLPVFITVAPIIKDDVFIGSVVTFADISKQKADQKKLMMEREKFGYLAHHDSLTNLPNRLSLIEHLESQCSRQNRFAFMFFDMDGFKEINDSYGHQFGDKLLIEIAGVLKKVFPPEAFIVRTGGDEFVVVIECQNDDDIINIYMNDLIDILNHSFKIDAIEVYITASVGIAIYPDDAKTTKELMQNADAAMYNAKKMGKNTFSFYNVSLTQNALHKTTVATNLKKALFNRDLMLFFQPQIDPYSQKIIGVEALLRWFLEDEAVSPAIFIPIAEEMGLILEIGEFVLKESFTAAKELSDKKLLSGRLSVNVSVRQLVHPNFLSSLEEILKETRCDPSSIELEITESSILENPSGMVVLLNKLKKIGFHISIDDFGTGYSSMAYLKNLPIDKLKIDQSFIRDIKKEPKNQTIVKTMIALAKGLDMKVLAEGVETQEELEFLKDNGIDSIQGYYYHKPMPLGDFEKALQ; this is encoded by the coding sequence TTGAAGTATTTTATATATCTTTTTTTATCGCTTCTTCTCGGGCTCGATCTATATGCTTCGACCTTAGATAAAAAACAGGTCATAAATATCGGCGTCCTTTCATTTCGTCCCATATCGGAAAATCAAAAGATCTGGCTTCCGCTGAGAGAAGAGCTTCACAAATATGCACCGCAGTTTGATTTTAATATAACCTCTTACCCGCAAAATCAACTTGTCAAAAAGATCGCGCAGGGAAAATTTGATTTTGCCGTTGTTCATCCGGGCGCTTATGTTGAACTCGAAACTGAGTACGGCGTTTCAAACATCGCATCTCTTGTGCGTCAGACAAAAGACGGAAAATATCATCTTAAAAATTACGGCGGGGTTATAGCGGTGCTCTCCTCAAATAAAGATATCCATTCTTTAAAAGATGTTATAGGCAAGACCATAGCAACGACGCATAAAGAGGGGTTTGCCGTTATGCTCGTGCAAAGAGAACTTTTTCATAATGCAGGTGTAGATATAACAAAAGAGTGCAATATTCTCTATACGGGTCAGCCGATGGACAAAGTGGTAGAAAGCCTCAGGGAGCATAAAGCGGATGTCGGATTTTTTAGAACGGGTTATATCGAGGAGCTGATTGCAAGAGGCAAAATTAAACCCGGCGAGCTAAGGATTATACACAAGATAGTAAATGACAATTATCCCTATGCCCACTCCACGCCGCTTTATCCTGAGTGGGCGGTCTTGGCGACATCAAAGCCAAAAGCCAAAACGGTAAAAGCCGTCACCGCTGCACTCTATCAGATACATTCGGGTACAAGTCTGGCATATCATGAGTTCAGCATGCCGCTCTCTTACAAATCAACCAGAGAACTGATGCAAAAATATCATGTTTTTCCTTTTGAACAGACGCGGATGAGTATAAAAGAGGTGATCCAAACTTATTTTTACGAGATCATCGGATTGCTGCTCTTTTTGGCGTTTGGCGGAGTCGTTATGGCAGTTATCTACCGTTATCAGATGCTGCATATAGAAAAGCAGTCCGAACAGATAAAGCTGATTCTTTCAAATGCGAGCGACGGGATACATGTGCATGATCCTGACGGAAACCTGCTTATGTTCAGCGATTCGTTTGCAAATATGCTCGGCTATACCAGAGAAGAACTTTCAAAACTGTCCCTTTACGATTGGGATCACTATTTTGATCACAACGAGATAAAGACGATGATAAAAAAGGTCATGGACGCGCCTAGAATATTTGAGACGAAACATACCAGAAAAGACGGAACCATTTTTGATGTAGAAATATTTTCAAAAGGCATAGTGATCGATGATCAAAACTACATCTATGCTTCTGCCAGAGATATCAGCGAACGTAAAAACAACGAGATCAGGCTTTTGCAGCATAAGATCATCTTTGACAATATCGCCGAGGGCGTATATGCGGTCGATAGATTCAACATGTGTACCTTTATCAACGATGTCGCATTGGACCTTTTAGGACTAAAAGAGGAGGATATTTTGGGTAAAAACCCGCATAACGTCTTTCACAGCAAGTATAGCGACGGAAACGTATATGAAAACGAAAAATGTCCGGTTCAAACGGCTGTCATTTCCGGTATTCCTAAAAACATCGAAGAGGAGTTTGTTCGCAAAGACGGCAGTCTGCTGCCGGTTTTCATAACAGTTGCCCCGATCATAAAAGACGACGTATTCATCGGCTCGGTCGTGACATTTGCCGATATATCCAAACAAAAGGCAGATCAGAAAAAACTGATGATGGAAAGAGAAAAATTCGGATATCTCGCACATCATGACTCTTTGACGAACCTCCCTAACAGACTAAGTCTTATAGAACACCTGGAGTCGCAGTGTTCCAGACAAAACAGATTTGCTTTCATGTTTTTTGACATGGACGGCTTTAAAGAGATAAACGACTCATACGGGCATCAGTTCGGAGATAAACTGCTCATAGAGATAGCAGGCGTGCTCAAAAAGGTCTTTCCTCCCGAAGCGTTTATCGTCAGGACTGGAGGAGATGAGTTCGTCGTGGTAATAGAGTGTCAAAATGACGACGATATAATCAACATATATATGAACGACCTGATCGATATCTTGAATCATTCGTTCAAGATAGATGCCATCGAAGTATATATAACCGCCAGTGTCGGGATAGCTATCTATCCGGACGATGCCAAAACAACCAAAGAACTGATGCAAAATGCGGATGCTGCGATGTACAATGCAAAAAAGATGGGTAAAAATACATTTAGCTTTTATAATGTCTCTTTGACTCAGAATGCTCTGCACAAAACCACCGTTGCCACAAATTTAAAAAAAGCTCTTTTCAACAGAGACTTGATGCTTTTCTTTCAGCCGCAGATCGATCCGTATAGCCAAAAGATAATCGGCGTCGAAGCTCTTCTTCGCTGGTTTTTAGAGGATGAAGCGGTATCTCCTGCGATATTTATTCCCATCGCCGAAGAGATGGGGCTTATCCTCGAGATCGGCGAGTTTGTTTTAAAAGAGAGTTTTACTGCCGCAAAAGAGCTGTCTGATAAAAAACTATTAAGCGGAAGACTGTCTGTTAATGTATCCGTTCGCCAGCTCGTACATCCGAATTTTCTGTCGTCGTTGGAAGAGATACTCAAAGAGACAAGATGTGATCCGTCTTCTATAGAGCTGGAGATAACGGAAAGCTCCATACTTGAAAATCCAAGCGGGATGGTCGTTCTTTTGAATAAGCTTAAAAAGATAGGCTTTCATATATCTATCGATGATTTCGGGACGGGATATTCCTCTATGGCGTATCTCAAAAATCTGCCGATCGACAAGCTGAAAATAGACCAGTCTTTCATAAGGGATATCAAAAAAGAGCCAAAGAACCAGACCATAGTAAAAACGATGATCGCCTTGGCTAAAGGGCTGGACATGAAAGTTCTTGCAGAAGGCGTCGAAACGCAAGAAGAGCTGGAGTTTTTGAAAGACAACGGTATAGATTCCATTCAAGGATATTACTATCACAAGCCTATGCCTTTAGGTGATTTTGAAAAGGCATTGCAATAA
- a CDS encoding ATP-binding protein, with the protein MNKLHFLCGKMAAGKSTLSKKLAEKHDALLLCEDTMLEKLYPAEITTIHDYLKYSQRLKELLKEHIVELLKKGNDIVLDFPANTKNQRAWFREIFESANVEHVLHFVDKSDDVCKAQLRKRNENLPKDAPLTSEETFDAITGYFEAPGNAEGFCIQIYS; encoded by the coding sequence ATGAATAAATTACATTTTCTATGCGGAAAGATGGCGGCCGGAAAATCGACCTTATCAAAAAAACTGGCCGAAAAACATGATGCGCTTCTTTTGTGTGAAGATACGATGCTGGAAAAACTCTATCCTGCCGAGATCACGACTATTCACGACTATTTGAAATACTCTCAGAGATTAAAAGAACTGCTCAAAGAGCATATAGTAGAACTGCTGAAAAAAGGAAACGATATAGTCTTGGATTTTCCTGCAAATACAAAAAATCAAAGAGCTTGGTTTAGAGAGATATTTGAGAGTGCAAATGTAGAACATGTGCTTCATTTTGTAGATAAATCAGATGATGTCTGCAAAGCCCAATTAAGAAAAAGAAACGAAAATCTGCCAAAAGATGCGCCTTTGACGAGCGAAGAAACTTTTGACGCGATCACCGGATATTTTGAAGCACCCGGCAACGCAGAGGGTTTTTGTATACAGATATATTCGTAA
- a CDS encoding GNAT family N-acetyltransferase, with product MKETITIHRAKENDAHVVAKFVEKLLEEIMQKINTNAFNFDLEQTTKRLEEFIKSEKNFVFIAKEEEKIRGFISVYESFALYAEGAFGTIAELYVCPKYRSQGIGKMLIEKVKIFGSERGWKRLEVTTPPLPQFDETLSFYEKESFEITGGRKMKTML from the coding sequence ATGAAAGAAACGATCACCATTCACCGTGCAAAAGAAAATGATGCACACGTTGTTGCCAAGTTTGTGGAAAAACTACTTGAAGAGATAATGCAGAAAATAAATACAAATGCTTTTAACTTTGACTTGGAGCAAACAACAAAACGCTTGGAAGAGTTTATAAAGAGTGAGAAAAACTTTGTTTTTATAGCTAAAGAAGAGGAAAAGATCAGGGGTTTTATATCGGTTTATGAAAGTTTTGCTCTTTATGCCGAAGGAGCGTTTGGAACTATAGCAGAGTTGTATGTTTGTCCAAAGTATCGTTCGCAGGGGATCGGTAAGATGTTGATTGAAAAGGTTAAAATATTTGGAAGTGAACGCGGATGGAAACGTTTGGAAGTCACTACTCCGCCGTTGCCGCAGTTTGATGAAACTCTGTCTTTTTATGAAAAAGAATCATTTGAAATTACCGGCGGACGGAAGATGAAAACGATGCTATGA
- a CDS encoding transglutaminase family protein produces MKEFLKESELVDLSHPDIQTLAYTLAEGLTSDEEIAKICFLYVRDEIRHSGDAKDDITTYKASDVLKYKTGWCYAKSILLAALLRANGIPAGFCYQRLSCSEYVKDVYCLHGLNAVYLKKYGWYRIDARGNKEGMDAQFTPPEEKLAFELQKGETDIPDIYDEPLAVVMDALKKYKSYDEMICNFPDL; encoded by the coding sequence ATGAAAGAGTTTTTAAAAGAGAGCGAACTTGTAGATCTTTCTCATCCCGATATCCAAACCTTGGCATATACTTTGGCAGAAGGTTTGACCTCGGATGAAGAGATCGCCAAAATATGCTTTTTGTATGTAAGAGACGAGATACGTCACAGCGGAGATGCAAAAGACGATATCACCACATATAAAGCAAGTGATGTCTTAAAGTACAAGACGGGGTGGTGCTATGCAAAAAGCATTTTGCTTGCAGCACTTTTACGGGCAAACGGCATACCTGCCGGATTTTGTTATCAAAGGCTTTCATGTTCTGAGTATGTAAAAGACGTTTATTGTCTGCATGGGCTAAACGCCGTGTATCTCAAAAAATACGGCTGGTACCGAATAGACGCCAGAGGCAACAAAGAGGGAATGGATGCGCAGTTCACACCTCCAGAGGAGAAGCTGGCCTTTGAACTGCAAAAAGGCGAGACGGATATTCCTGATATCTACGACGAGCCTTTGGCTGTAGTCATGGATGCTCTTAAAAAGTATAAGAGCTACGATGAGATGATCTGTAATTTTCCGGATTTATAA
- a CDS encoding DNA-3-methyladenine glycosylase I, whose translation MDRYRCGWVKLSDPLYVQYHDKEWGRALHDDRALFELFSLETQSAGLSWLTVLKKREGYRKAFEEFDIAKIVKYDDKDIDRIIESGLVIKSRPKITSIIENAKRFLKIIEEFGSIDNYFWSRVDGKTIINDVPDYKTAACRTNISDEITKDLKKRGFKFVGSTTLYAFMQACGMVNDHENSCFCKNS comes from the coding sequence ATGGACAGATATCGCTGCGGCTGGGTCAAACTAAGCGATCCCCTATATGTGCAATACCACGATAAAGAGTGGGGCAGAGCTCTTCATGACGATCGGGCGCTGTTTGAACTTTTCTCTTTGGAAACACAATCCGCAGGGCTCAGCTGGCTGACGGTGCTGAAAAAAAGAGAAGGGTACCGCAAGGCTTTTGAAGAGTTTGATATCGCTAAAATCGTAAAATACGATGACAAAGATATTGACCGTATCATTGAGAGCGGACTGGTTATCAAAAGCAGGCCAAAGATAACCTCCATCATAGAAAACGCAAAAAGGTTTTTAAAGATCATAGAGGAGTTCGGTTCCATAGATAACTATTTTTGGAGCAGAGTGGACGGGAAAACCATTATAAACGACGTACCCGATTATAAAACAGCGGCTTGCCGTACGAACATCTCCGATGAGATAACAAAAGATCTGAAAAAAAGAGGTTTCAAGTTTGTGGGTTCGACGACGCTGTACGCTTTTATGCAGGCTTGCGGTATGGTAAATGATCATGAAAACAGCTGTTTTTGCAAAAATAGCTGA
- a CDS encoding flavodoxin family protein, giving the protein MNYLCINGSPRKNMNSAKLLDAAAAELKKNGKEVKIYNLYDLNFKGCHSCFSCKKEHKKSYGECVVKDDLQNILQEVDKAEGLILASPIYFQDVSGEMRSFLERLLFRKFIYSNPPRTLVEEEKRVGFIYTMNIASAVFEKSPLKGHLEGLERYIRFIYKDINTYHSFSTNQLKDYTGIEYTYFDPKERLKNHKENFPKEIENVKNFIQKVLH; this is encoded by the coding sequence ATGAACTATCTCTGCATAAACGGCAGTCCGAGAAAAAATATGAACAGTGCCAAACTTCTTGATGCGGCAGCAGCCGAGTTAAAGAAAAATGGCAAAGAAGTAAAAATCTATAATCTTTATGATCTAAATTTCAAGGGATGTCACAGCTGTTTTTCATGTAAAAAAGAGCATAAAAAATCGTATGGCGAATGTGTTGTTAAAGATGACTTGCAAAATATACTACAAGAAGTAGATAAAGCAGAGGGCCTTATACTGGCTTCACCAATCTATTTTCAAGATGTATCCGGCGAGATGCGATCATTTCTTGAGAGATTGCTCTTTAGAAAATTTATCTATTCGAATCCGCCGAGAACATTGGTCGAAGAGGAAAAAAGGGTCGGATTTATATATACGATGAACATAGCCTCTGCGGTATTTGAAAAAAGTCCGTTAAAAGGACATTTAGAGGGCTTGGAAAGATATATAAGGTTCATCTACAAGGATATAAATACGTATCATAGTTTCAGTACAAATCAATTAAAAGACTATACCGGAATTGAATACACTTACTTCGACCCTAAAGAAAGACTCAAAAACCACAAAGAGAACTTTCCAAAAGAGATTGAAAATGTTAAAAATTTTATTCAAAAGGTACTACATTAA
- a CDS encoding thiamine pyrophosphate-dependent enzyme: MKPRQKSCWKNFPINSQKSSAIRYCMHLRLKKRISSHKENGSRSLKKKIKSLKSEDAQNLLSLADYLVKKSVWIIGGDGWAYDIGYGGLDHVLASGRNVNILVLDTQVYSNTGGQQSKATPTGAVAKFAAGGKPSLAKDLAMMAMAYENVYVSRVAMGANYAQSVKAFMEAERHEGPSIIIAYSHCIAHGYDLKNGMKQQKLAVECGLWPIFRYNPALKEQGRNPMKLDYKGPQIPVQNYMYNETRFNMVEKADSISAEIFLKTASAHADAMFKKYSDLQEDYDR, from the coding sequence ATGAAACCCAGGCAAAAGAGTTGCTGGAAAAACTTTCCGATAAACTCACAAAAGAGTTCTGCGATACGATACTGTATGCACCTCAGATTGAAGAAGAGGATATCTTCGCACAAAGAAAACGGGTCAAGGAGCTTAAAGAAAAAAATAAAAAGCCTAAAAAGCGAAGATGCACAGAATCTTCTCTCGCTGGCAGATTATCTCGTAAAAAAATCCGTTTGGATCATAGGCGGCGACGGCTGGGCATACGATATAGGATACGGCGGGCTCGATCATGTCCTTGCAAGCGGCAGGAACGTAAATATCCTTGTCTTAGACACACAGGTCTATTCCAATACGGGCGGACAACAGTCAAAAGCCACACCTACCGGAGCTGTCGCCAAATTTGCAGCGGGAGGAAAACCCTCTCTTGCCAAAGATCTGGCGATGATGGCCATGGCATATGAAAACGTTTATGTCTCACGGGTAGCGATGGGTGCGAACTATGCCCAGAGTGTAAAAGCATTTATGGAAGCAGAAAGACATGAAGGACCCTCGATCATCATCGCCTACTCCCACTGTATCGCTCACGGATATGATCTCAAAAACGGAATGAAACAGCAAAAACTTGCGGTAGAGTGCGGATTATGGCCTATTTTCAGGTACAATCCTGCGCTAAAAGAGCAGGGGCGCAATCCTATGAAACTTGATTATAAAGGTCCTCAAATCCCTGTTCAAAACTATATGTATAACGAGACAAGGTTCAATATGGTCGAAAAAGCAGACAGCATAAGCGCGGAGATATTCTTAAAGACAGCCAGCGCCCATGCGGACGCGATGTTTAAAAAATACAGCGATCTGCAGGAAGATTACGACAGGTGA
- a CDS encoding cysteine hydrolase family protein gives MKRALIIIDVQNEYFTGALPVTYPQNSMQNIQSALKAAKQANVPLVMVQHTATAKDAKAFVKGTYGWELHDSIKDIDVDHYVEKELPSSFVGTDLEEWLRKNNIDTVVISGYMTQHCCDTTARYAHHLGFNVEFLSDATGTLDFENKAGKVIAEELHRAVLVEQQFRFSDVVSTKEWSDKLKV, from the coding sequence ATGAAACGCGCTCTGATCATCATAGACGTACAAAACGAATACTTTACGGGAGCTCTTCCCGTGACCTATCCGCAAAACAGTATGCAAAACATACAAAGCGCCCTAAAAGCAGCAAAACAAGCAAATGTTCCTCTTGTCATGGTCCAGCATACCGCGACGGCAAAAGACGCTAAAGCTTTCGTGAAGGGAACATACGGCTGGGAGCTGCACGATTCTATAAAGGATATCGATGTCGATCATTATGTAGAAAAAGAACTTCCGAGTTCTTTTGTAGGCACAGATCTTGAAGAATGGCTACGCAAAAACAATATCGATACGGTTGTCATCAGCGGATATATGACACAGCATTGCTGCGATACAACGGCAAGATATGCTCATCATCTTGGCTTTAACGTCGAATTTTTGTCCGATGCTACGGGAACACTGGATTTTGAGAACAAAGCCGGGAAAGTCATTGCAGAAGAGCTTCATCGTGCCGTGCTCGTCGAACAGCAGTTTCGGTTCAGCGATGTTGTGAGCACAAAAGAGTGGTCGGATAAGCTAAAGGTCTGA
- a CDS encoding PhzF family phenazine biosynthesis protein, whose protein sequence is MNLKFYQIDAFAKEVFKGNPAAVCPLDEWLSDTLMQKIALENNLSDTAFFVKEGEKFHIRWFTPTSEVDMCGHATLASAFVLFEILKYEHETIVFSSKSGDLRIKREGQLFVMDFPAQKILTCNLPDAVREAFEAKPKECYKAMDYLLIFENEKEVLNAKPNFEKLKNIDARGVIITSKSEEYDFICRFFAPKYGIDEDPVTGSAFTQLVPYWSNVLAKNGLKAKQTSQRGGEVFCRIEGQRVEIAGYGVKYLEGVIDV, encoded by the coding sequence GTGAATCTAAAGTTCTACCAAATAGACGCGTTCGCAAAAGAAGTTTTCAAAGGAAATCCTGCGGCGGTTTGTCCGTTGGACGAGTGGCTTAGCGATACTTTGATGCAAAAGATCGCTTTAGAGAACAATCTGAGCGATACGGCTTTTTTTGTCAAAGAGGGCGAGAAGTTTCATATACGATGGTTTACTCCGACGAGCGAAGTCGATATGTGCGGGCATGCCACTTTAGCGAGCGCCTTTGTACTGTTTGAGATCTTGAAATATGAACACGAGACGATAGTATTCAGTTCCAAAAGCGGTGACCTGCGTATAAAGAGAGAGGGGCAGCTGTTCGTGATGGACTTTCCCGCTCAAAAGATCTTGACATGTAACCTTCCCGATGCCGTGCGCGAAGCGTTTGAAGCAAAGCCAAAAGAGTGCTACAAAGCTATGGATTATCTCTTGATCTTTGAGAATGAAAAAGAGGTTTTAAATGCGAAGCCCAACTTTGAGAAACTCAAAAATATCGACGCCAGAGGAGTTATCATCACTTCCAAAAGTGAGGAGTATGATTTTATCTGCCGTTTTTTTGCTCCGAAATACGGCATCGACGAAGATCCGGTGACGGGTTCTGCTTTCACTCAGCTTGTACCGTACTGGAGTAATGTTTTAGCAAAAAACGGGTTAAAAGCTAAACAAACTTCGCAAAGGGGCGGTGAGGTGTTTTGTAGAATTGAAGGACAAAGAGTCGAGATAGCAGGGTATGGAGTAAAATATCTTGAAGGGGTTATAGATGTATGA
- a CDS encoding TetR/AcrR family transcriptional regulator — MKETTRQKLIDATFEEVYSHGYQGAALTEILKNAGVHKGSMYHFFGSKKEMALAAIEEKVAERNLAKYVRILELENGYLQALADTLSNTKARDFRRGCPIANIVQEMSNLDEDFDRAMKAIYKKFRDYLKRILDKAFEAKEMKECDTDKMALFITSTVEGAILSAKASGDVKDYEDTVDMLISVLWQYKI; from the coding sequence ATGAAAGAAACAACCAGACAAAAACTCATAGACGCTACGTTTGAAGAGGTGTATTCGCACGGTTATCAAGGTGCCGCACTCACGGAGATATTAAAAAACGCAGGTGTGCATAAAGGTTCCATGTATCACTTCTTCGGCAGTAAAAAAGAGATGGCACTTGCTGCCATAGAGGAAAAAGTGGCTGAAAGAAATCTTGCCAAATATGTAAGAATACTAGAACTTGAAAACGGATATTTGCAAGCACTTGCAGATACCCTTTCAAATACGAAAGCAAGGGATTTTCGCAGAGGCTGTCCTATTGCGAACATCGTGCAGGAGATGAGTAATCTGGATGAAGATTTCGATCGTGCCATGAAAGCCATATACAAGAAGTTTCGGGATTATCTGAAACGCATTTTAGACAAGGCTTTTGAAGCAAAAGAGATGAAAGAGTGCGACACCGATAAGATGGCACTTTTTATAACATCGACGGTAGAAGGCGCTATCCTCTCCGCAAAAGCCAGCGGTGATGTCAAAGATTACGAGGATACGGTGGATATGCTTATATCCGTGTTGTGGCAATACAAAATATGA